The Actinomycetota bacterium genome includes a window with the following:
- a CDS encoding fumarylacetoacetate hydrolase family protein: MRLVSFEGGFGRVEDDAVVPMGPSLVDWLAFGTQGVATGKPRPLAEVRLLAPVPRPGKVICVGLNYRDHARETRQELPTEPVLFPKYHNSVVGPGADVLVPPEAEKIDYEAELAVVVGRRTSRVAEADALDHVAGYACANDVSSRSLQFRSAQWLLGKAIDTFLPLGPFLVTADEVADPQALGIRCRVNDELRQDSNTGEMVFGVAELVSFISRTITLEPGDLVVTGTPSGVGMAADPPRFLRPGDRMRVEIDSLGELDNTVRTRP, translated from the coding sequence GTGCGGCTGGTCTCGTTCGAGGGGGGATTCGGCCGCGTCGAGGACGACGCGGTGGTGCCCATGGGCCCGTCGCTGGTCGACTGGCTCGCCTTCGGCACCCAGGGCGTGGCCACCGGCAAGCCGCGCCCCCTGGCCGAGGTGCGGCTGCTGGCCCCCGTGCCCCGGCCGGGCAAGGTCATCTGCGTCGGCCTCAACTACCGCGATCACGCCCGCGAGACCCGCCAGGAGCTCCCCACGGAGCCGGTCCTGTTTCCCAAGTACCACAACTCGGTCGTCGGTCCCGGCGCCGACGTGCTCGTGCCCCCGGAGGCGGAGAAGATCGACTACGAGGCCGAGCTGGCCGTGGTCGTGGGCCGCCGGACCAGCCGGGTGGCCGAGGCCGACGCCCTCGACCACGTCGCCGGCTACGCCTGCGCCAACGACGTCTCCTCGCGGTCGCTCCAGTTCCGCTCCGCCCAGTGGCTGCTGGGCAAGGCGATCGACACCTTCCTGCCCCTGGGGCCGTTCCTGGTCACGGCCGACGAGGTGGCCGACCCGCAGGCCCTCGGCATCCGCTGCCGGGTCAACGACGAGCTGCGCCAGGACTCGAACACGGGCGAGATGGTGTTCGGGGTGGCCGAGCTGGTCAGCTTCATCAGCCGGACCATCACCCTGGAGCCGGGCGACCTGGTCGTCACCGGCACCCCGTCGGGGGTCGGCATGGCCGCCGACCCACCCCGGTTCCTGCGTCCGGGTGACCGCATGCGGGTCGAGATCGACAGCCTCGGCGAGCTCGACAACACGGTCCGCACAAGGCCCTGA